One Gordonia zhaorongruii DNA segment encodes these proteins:
- a CDS encoding 4-(cytidine 5'-diphospho)-2-C-methyl-D-erythritol kinase codes for MNAGLGAATARVPAKINLHLGVGPLREDGFHELSTLFCALSMYDDVTVRTADELSLTVRGESRRQVPTDASNLAARAVVELAARAGRDPHVAIAIDKHIPVAGGMAGGSADAAGALLAAARLWRLDLSRTELLEIAADLGSDVPFSLTGGAALGTGRGEKLLPVLHRGDFHWVIAVSGSGLSTPSVYRELDRLRDSRDGAEHSGDAGTRRPDELMVAIASGDVHAVAPLLHNDLQPAALSLQPLLRRTLRAGREAGALAGIVSGSGPTCAFLCATADAAVEVAAELSGSGVAKAVRTASGPVAGARLIPTDKNH; via the coding sequence ATGAACGCCGGACTGGGGGCCGCGACGGCGCGGGTCCCCGCCAAGATCAATCTTCACCTGGGCGTCGGACCGCTGCGCGAGGACGGCTTCCACGAACTGTCCACCCTGTTCTGCGCGCTGTCGATGTACGACGACGTCACCGTGCGCACTGCGGACGAACTGTCGCTCACGGTTCGCGGTGAGAGCCGGCGTCAGGTGCCGACCGACGCCAGCAACCTGGCCGCCCGCGCCGTCGTCGAACTGGCCGCGAGGGCCGGCCGCGACCCGCACGTCGCGATCGCCATCGACAAGCACATCCCGGTCGCGGGCGGTATGGCGGGCGGTTCGGCCGACGCCGCGGGTGCACTGCTCGCCGCCGCGCGACTGTGGCGTCTCGACCTGTCCCGCACCGAACTCCTCGAGATCGCGGCGGACCTCGGGTCCGACGTCCCGTTCTCGTTGACCGGCGGTGCGGCACTCGGCACCGGACGCGGTGAGAAGTTGCTGCCGGTGCTGCATCGCGGCGACTTCCACTGGGTGATAGCGGTCTCCGGCAGCGGTCTGTCGACGCCTTCGGTGTACCGGGAACTCGATCGTCTGCGGGATTCCAGGGACGGAGCCGAGCACTCGGGCGATGCCGGAACGAGACGCCCGGACGAGTTGATGGTCGCCATCGCATCGGGCGATGTGCACGCGGTGGCACCTCTGCTCCACAATGATCTGCAGCCGGCCGCGTTGTCGTTGCAGCCCCTGCTGCGGCGCACGCTGCGGGCCGGACGGGAGGCCGGAGCCCTCGCGGGCATCGTCTCCGGTTCGGGGCCCACGTGCGCATTCCTGTGCGCGACCGCCGATGCCGCCGTCGAGGTGGCTGCCGAACTGTCGGGTTCGGGTGTCGCCAAAGCGGTGCGCACCGCGTCGGGGCCGGTCGCCGGGGCGCGACTGATCCCGACCGACAAGAATCACTGA